Proteins co-encoded in one Mycobacterium mantenii genomic window:
- a CDS encoding cytochrome P450: MAELKPFMRRIASQYLDAAVGRQRFDIMERFAWRFPLDVISELIGLPAELREPYRHLAHRAGARQWDPVNGSGPTEDAIAAIIESLALLQDLVVERRKQPREDIISMLITAEVADESGNTRRLNDDLITMQFQLLANAGHETVTGLIGNGAIALWWHPEQRAALVRDPSLIPAAVDEMLRWDNPAPPNGRWTTKDVELHGVTIPKDSRVMLYHASANHDERCYENPELFDIHRVFHRPVVFGFGIHRCLGANLARLEAQVAFEELLARFPTYEIDETGVVRPPAQLMRGLDHLPLILQP, from the coding sequence GGCAGCGGTTCGACATCATGGAGAGATTCGCCTGGCGGTTTCCGCTCGACGTCATCAGCGAGCTCATCGGCCTTCCCGCAGAGTTACGCGAGCCTTACCGACATCTCGCCCATCGCGCTGGTGCGCGGCAATGGGATCCGGTGAACGGCAGCGGGCCGACAGAGGATGCGATTGCTGCGATAATCGAGTCGCTGGCTCTCCTGCAGGATCTGGTGGTCGAAAGACGCAAGCAGCCCCGTGAAGACATCATCTCGATGTTGATCACCGCGGAGGTCGCCGACGAATCCGGCAACACCCGACGGCTCAACGACGACCTGATCACCATGCAGTTCCAGCTGTTGGCGAACGCCGGTCACGAGACGGTCACGGGCCTGATCGGCAACGGTGCCATCGCGCTGTGGTGGCATCCTGAGCAGCGAGCCGCACTGGTGCGGGATCCGAGCCTCATCCCGGCGGCGGTCGACGAAATGCTGCGCTGGGACAACCCCGCTCCGCCGAATGGGCGGTGGACCACCAAGGACGTGGAGCTCCACGGCGTGACCATTCCCAAGGACTCCCGCGTAATGCTCTACCACGCCTCGGCCAACCATGACGAGCGGTGTTACGAGAACCCGGAGTTGTTCGACATTCACCGGGTGTTCCACCGACCAGTAGTCTTCGGCTTCGGGATCCACCGCTGCCTGGGTGCCAACCTGGCCCGCCTGGAGGCCCAGGTGGCTTTCGAAGAGTTGCTCGCCCGTTTTCCGACATACGAGATCGATGAAACCGGGGTGGTCCGCCCCCCCGCGCAGCTCATGCGCGGCTTGGATCACCTGCCCCTGATTCTGCAGCCCTGA